TCATCGAAAAACAAACCGAGCTGGCCGATATGGAAACCGAAACACAGATTTCCATCGAAGAGTTGAAAGAAATCAACAAAAACATGGTGATCAGCGAAAAAGAAACCGCTGCCGCCAAGCAGGAAATGATTCAGGCCAACCTGAGGCTGGTGATTTCGATTGCCAAAAAATACACCAACCGCGGCCTGCAGTTTCTTGATTTGATTCAAGAAGGCAACATCGGCCTGATGAAGGCGGTAGACAAATTCGAATACCGGCGCGGCTATAAATTTTCCACCTACGCAACCTGGTGGATACGCCAGGCAATCACCCGTTCGATTGCCGACCAGGCGCGCACCATCCGCATACCCGTGCACATGATTGAAACCATCAACAAAATGAACCGCATCTCGCGCCAATATCTTCAAGAAAACGGCGAAGAGCCCGACTCTGCCAAACTGGCCGAATTGATGGAAATGCCGGAAGACAAAATCCGCAAAATCATGAAAATTGCCAAAGAGCCGATTTCGATGGAAACCCCCATCGGTGATGACGATGATTCGCATCTGGGCGACTTTATCGAAGATGTAAACAATATCGCTCCCGCAGAAGCCGCCATGTATTCCAGCCTGCACGAAGTAACCAAAGAAGTGCTGGAGAGCCTGACCCCGCGCGAAGCGAAAGTGCTGCGTATGCGCTTCGGTATCGACATGAACACCGACCACACGCTCGAAGAAGTGGGCAAACAGTTTGACGTTACCCGCGAGCGTATCCGCCAAATCGAAGCCAAAGCCCTGCGCAAACTGCGCCACCCCACCCGCAGCGACCGCCTGCGCAGTTTCTTGGACAGCGAAGAAAACAAGCAGTAAGTTTGGCGGGGTGGGGCAAGGTTATCGTGTATAACCTGCTTTTTCCGCTTGAATCATGGCAGTGTTGCTGTTTTGGCGGGTTGGTTGAAAAAGGCCGTCTGAAATGTTTCAGACGGCCTTTTTACGGATACCGGCATCATTCGTCTTTATCGAAAAACGCCAGCTTTACCACATAACACAGAAACAACACCGCCAACAGCAGCATAGCGGTTTCCAGGGCGTTATCCTGCGGGCTTTGGTTCCAATAAAAAATCTCTTTTTTCATCTGCTTATTCCTTTTTCACACGCGGCACATCGCGGTTGAGCTGCCGCCACAGCGCGGCAAACCACAAATACATCACGAAAACAAACGGAAAGCCCGAAAACGACCCCACGGCTTTGATGCCTTCCATTTTGCCGGTAAAAATCACGGCATAGCTGATTAAGGTCATAAACACGCACCATACCACCGCGCGGAATTTGTTTTCACTGCGGCCGCTGCTGCTGGTCATGATGCCCAGCGAGATGGCCGCACTGGTTACTGTGGTTACGATAAAGCCGAGAAACAGCACGATGGTCAGCGGTTTGGTAAAGCCTGAAAGCGGCAGCATATTGAGCAGATAATAAAACGTGCCTTCATAATTGCCCTTGTTGGCGATTTCGGCCAAACGCCCGCTGCCCTCCACGGTGTCGAGCAGGCTGAAACCCGAAAACACCGAAAACCAAATCACGATAAAGCCCGCCGGCACCATTACCGAAGCAAACACAAACTGGCGCAATGTGCGGCCTTTGGAAATTTTGGCAAGAAACACGCCCACAAACGGCGCCCACGTTACCCACCACACCCAATAAGCCATCGGATACCACACCACCCAGTCGCGGTTGTGGAACATATACAGCTCAAACGAATGGTGCACCGTTTTGGTGAGGATGTTGCCCACCGCCACCGCCATTGTGCTTAAAAAGTAATGCGTGGGGCCGACAGCAAACACAAACAGCAGCAGCAACACCGAAAAATAAACCGTCCAATCGCCCAAAAACTTCATGCCTTTGTTAATCGGCAGCACCGCGCCGGCGGTGTAGAGCGCGGCCAGCGCCGCCAATACTGCCGCTTTCCAGCCGATAGCATCGAAAGCAAAGCCGGTGATGATTTTCAGCCCCGAAGCAATCTGCACCGAAGCCATTGCAATCGAAGAAGAAACCGACATGGCAATCGACAAAATCGCCATACCGGTAACGGCTACGCCCAGCGGCTTTGCCCATTTTTTATGGCGGAACGCATATTGCAGCGGTGCGGCGGGGGTACATTCGGTTTTGTGCTGGTAGGTAAAATAAGCCATCACCAAGCCTGCAATCATATACAGCGACCATGCCGGAATGCCCCAAACATGCAGCGCCAGGCTCATGGCGTTTTCCACTTTTTGATATTCCGCCAGCCCGGCCGCCTGAACGCCTATGGGAGCCTGGAAATAGTGCCACAGGGCTTCGATAGGGCCGAAAAACACAATGCCCACGCCGATGCCGGCGGTAAAGAGCATATTCATCCACGAAAGAAACGAATATTCGGGCACCGCATCTTTGCCGCCCAGGCGGATATTGCCGAAGCGCGGCGACAGCGCCACCGCCAATCCCACGCCGAAGGCCAGCAGCGGCAGCCACATAATCAGCCAGTCGAATTTCAGGTAGAAAAATTTGCTGGCGGTTGCTATGGTGCCGGTGAGCAGGGTGGGGCTCACGACTGCAGTAACAGCCATCAGGCCGACCAGCAGGGAAGTCCATAAAAAATAATTGGGGCGTTTCGAAGAAACTTCTTGTGTAGGCATACGCTGCCCTTTCTTAGGTTTTTTGGAAAAAACACCGGCAGAAACATCATGCCGTTTTGTTATGCGGGCATCTTGGCAACAAGGGTCGGATAATGCCGAAGGCCGTCTGAAAAACCGTCAGCGTTCAGACGGCCGAGCCCTTTGCAGCATTCAAAAAAGCGTTTATCCGCCGCCATTTCTGCCTGCACCGGGGCCGCGCAGCGGCTTTGCGGATCTGATGACGGTATTTCGGCCTTCAGAGGGCATTAAGGTATTTTGCAGAGGCTTCGGCCTGATTCTATCCGGCGTTCAGACGGCCGAAAGCCGCAATCAGGCAATTTGGGTTTGGTGTTCGCTGCCGTTGCGGCTGCGGATTTCGCCCAAGCGGTAAACGGTTTCTCCCTGCTCGGTCAGAAAATCCTGCACCGCAGCGGCATCTTCAGCCGACACCACAACCACCATGCCGATGCCGCAGTTGAAGGTGCGGTACATTTCGTGTGCCGACACATTGCCCGCCTGTTGCAGCCATTGGAACAGCTTGGGCATAGGCCATGATTGCGCATCGATTTGGGCAACGGTGTTTTGCGGCAGAATGCGCGGCACGTTTTCGGTGATGCCGCCGCCGGTGATGTGCGCCATGCCTTTGATGGTGAATTGTTGCAGCGCGGCCAGAATCGGCTTCACATAAAGGCGGGTGGGGGCGATAACGGCCTGGCGCAGGGTTTTGCCGTTGTCAAACTCGGCATCCAAATCGGGGTTGTCGCGCTCGATGATTTTGCGGATTAGGGAATAGCCGTTGGAGTGCGCGCCATTGCCGGCCAAACCCAACACCACATCACCTTCGGTAATATTGCGGCCGTTGATAACCCGGTCTTTTTCCACCACGCCCACAGCGAAGCCCGCCAGATCGTATTCCCCCGGCGGATACATGCCGGGCATTTCGGCAGTTTCACCGCCGATTAAGGCGCAGCCCGATTCTTCGCAGCCTTGCGCAATGCCTTTGATGACATCGGTGGCGCGCGCCACATCGAGTTTGCCGCAGGCGAAATAATCGAGAAAAAACAGCGGCTCTGCGCCCTGCACCAAAATATCGTTTACGCTCATGGCCACAAGGTCGATGCCCACGGTGTCGTGTTTGTCCCAATCAAAGGCCAGCTTCAGCTTGGTGCCTACGCCGTCTGTGCCCGAAACCAACACAGGGTTGCGGTATTTTTTGCTGATTTCCACCAGCGCGCCGAAACCGCCCAAACCGCCCAACACTTCGGGGCGCATGGTGCGTTTGGCAAAAGGTTTGATGTTTTCGACCAGTTGGTCGCCGGCATCGATATCGACACCTGCATCGCGGTAGCTCAGGGAAGTGTTGCTCATGCGGGGCTTTCTTGTTCAGAGTTGGAAAAATGCGGCCGGGGCGGAAAACGTGATTGCTGCCGCGCTGTTGCCGCCTCGTCTTAAAAGAAACGGCTCTGAGGCCGTTGAAGCGGCAACAGAGCTGGCATTTTGCTGCCTCGGCAAAAATAATTCTGCCGCTGTATTTTACCCGATTTTGTGCCGCTTAAGCATTTTCAGACGGCCTGAAAAGCCAAATCAAATATGGTATGCTTGGAGCCGTCTGAAAACCGGTAATGAATCATTTTTATGTATCGCAAAAAAACTCGAGGCAGCAAGCCGTGGTTCGCTGCCGCAGCTGTGGCTGCCGTTTTTATTTGGTTGGTTTATGCGCTGGGCAATATTCTCACGCCGTTTATTGTGGCGGCGGTTTTGGCCTATATTCTGAACCCGCTGGTGGAAAAGCTGCGCAACCGGGGTATCAAGCGTGCCCCGGCGGCGATGGTGGTGATGATATTGTCGCTGGCGGCGCTTTTTGCGCTGGTGCTGATTATGGTGCCGATGCTGGTTAACCAGTTTAACAATCTGGTCGAGCGCCTGCCCCAAATTGTGGGGTTTGTCCAAAACAGGCTCTTGCCGTGGGTGAGCCGCCTGGCGGGGGAGCAGGTGGAAATCGATGTGCAGAGCGTGAGCGCATGGTTGCAGTCGCACACAGGCGAATTGAGCAATGCGCTGCGCAAAGCCGCCCCCACTTTGCTGCGCCAGGGCGGCAATGTGGCAGCAGGGCTTTCTAATTTGCTGCTGCTGCCGTTTCTGCTGTATTACTTTTTACTCGACTGGCAGCGGTGGTCGCGCGGCGTGCGCGCGCTGGTGCCGCGCCGTTTTCTCGACAGTTATGTGCGCATCAGCGGCAATATGGATAAGGTGCTGGGCGAGTTTCTGCGCGGGCAGTTGATGGTGATGCTGATTATGGGCCTGATTTACGGCACCGGCCTGATGCTGGTAGGGCTGGATTCGGGCTTTGCCATCGGTATGATTGCCGGCATTTTGGTGTTTGTGCCCTATTTGGGCGCGTTTACCGGCCTGCTGCTGGCTTCGGTTGCCGCACTGTTGCAGTTCGGCTCGTGGCAGGGGCTGCTGATTGTGTGGGCGGTGTTTGCCGCCGGCCAGTTTTTAGAGAGTTTCTTCATCACGCCGAAAATTGTCGGCGACCGTATCGGCCTTTCGCCTTTTTGGGTGATTTTCTCATTGATGGCGTTTGGGCAGCTGATGGGCTTTGTGGGTATGCTGGTCGGCCTGCCGCTGGCGGCGGTTACGCTGGTGCTGCTGCGCGAAGGGGCGGATATGTATTTCAAAAGCTGGTTTTACAACCATAAATAGCACGCTGCCGGGTGCCGCCGCAACCGATGTGGGGTTTCGCACATTTTACATTTTTGACACTGGGCATGCTGCAGACGGCGCAGGATAGGGCCAAAGCGGCAAGGTTTCAAGCCGGGCAGATTCACGGCGCAGCAAATCTGCCCGTTACCGCGCTTTTGCACGGAGAGAATGGTTTTGAAAACCGCCGGGCGGCAGCAAAAAATAGCGGGATACGGTTGGTGCCGCCTGCGGCCTGCCGTTTGGCGGAAAATGTGCCGGCGCAGGAAGATGCCCCAAAGGCCGTCTGAAACCCAAAGGAAAGGCCGTCTGAAATTTTCAGACGGCCTTATATATTGCCCCCAAGAAAAGGGGTGTATTTTTACATTATACCCCTTGACAAATCGGAACAACAGAATTTTTCAGGGGTCTGAAATGTCATCAGCCTACTACACCGTAACACCCGAACCCGAACTTTTCCCCAAATCCTACATCGTCCGCATTTTTAAAGACGACAATCCGAGCCGTACTGTCTGTTTTCCTATCTGCAATCCTCTGAACCGTGTCAAAACCGTCAATCAGGCTTGCGAATACGGGCGTTTGGCCGTGCGCCAAATCATGGATAGGGAGTCTGCCGAATGATTAGCCAAGACAAAGCAAAAAAAGCGCGTGAAGCCGTATTTGGTGGCGGCGGCTTTGCGACGCGCCAAAGGCGGCTTCATGCGCCGGTATGGCGCCCCCCTTATCTAACAGGGGGGGGAGCAGAAACGGCAGCGGCCGTAAGCGCGGAGCAGGAAGCGTTTGAAAAATACACCCACTTTCTGACCGATTCCAAAGGCCGTCTGCTGGAAATTCCGTTAAGACGCGGTAAGGCAGATTCTGCCTTTATCGACCAAATCAGTTTTTCAATCCACGAAGATACTTTGTCGCTGCTGGCCGGTTATCCGCTCGTTTCCGATGATGAATATATTGTCCGTGCATCAATGGCGTTAAACGATATTTTCGGCTTCGGCATTACCGAAAAAGCCAAACATACGGGTGGGCGTTTCTATGATTCCTGCTGGCTGATGGGAACCGATAACGCCCAATACGGGCGCGTCCACTTCGGCGGCCAAAACAACACCATGCTGATAGAGCTTACCGCCACCGGCTGCAATGCCGCTTCAGACGGCTGGGAATCCCGCCTTTACCGGTTCATCACCCAAGCCGTTCGCCCGAAGATTACCCGCATCGATATTGCCAAAGACTTTTTCAACGGCGAATACACGCCCGAACAGGCCAAAGCCGACCGGCTGGCGGGCAAGTTCACCAATCACCGCATGATGCCCGATGGCGAATCGGTCGGTACCGATTGGGAATCCAACAACGGCAAGGGCAAAACCTACTATGTCGGCTCGCGCGAATCGTCCAAATACGTTCGCGTGTATGAAAAAGGCAAACAGTTGGGCGACAAACAAAGCCCGTGGGTGCGTTTTGAAATCGAATTCAAAGCCAAAGATATTGTTATTCCCTTTGAAGTGCTGACCGTGCCGGGCGAATACTTCGGCGGGGCCTATCCCATTTGTTCACAGTTTCAAGAGAAAGCCCAACGGATTGAAACCGTTAAAAAGGTACTCGATCTGACTTTCGAACGCTGTATTGAAGTCGCCCGAAACCAAGTCGGGCGCGCTATCAATGCCGCCAAATCCATGTTTCCGAACAAACAGCCTGCCGAAATACTGGCTATGTTCGAACCCGAACACGATTTATTGCCCAAGCGTTTGAGTATGGAAAACTACGCGGCCAAATTCAATCACGCACCCGCCGTTCATGAAGATGAAGGCCGTCTGAAACCGGGTGAATCCGCCCAAATGCTGGTTGAAATGGCATTGGAACAGAAACGCAAAATGACCAAGCTGATTTCAGACAAGCACGAAGAAGATTATTTGGCTTGGGCGTATCACCAATATTCCGGCAAGTTTTAAAAGGCAGAACGCTGCCGCCTGAAAGTGCAGTGTATTTATGAAAGGAAAACCATCATGCAGATGCAGATTCAAGGTCAAATTATGGGTGTAAAGCGCTTCAACGGCCAAATAGACGGCAAAACCTTTGATTACTGCCGCGTTATCGTCTCCACCCCGCTTGATGCGAGTCAGGGCAACGCTTTAGGCAGCTCGGCATCGGAATACGACTACGGCGGCTCTATTAACTTTGAACAGTTCAAAGGCGCATCATTTCCCTTTGAAGCCGATTTAAACGTTGAGCTGGTAACCAACGGCAAAAGCCAAAAACTGAAAATCATCGGTTTTCGGCCAAGAACACAAAGCAAAGGTTAAACCATGACGATAACCCGCGTTTATGTAGTGCAGTCTCGGGAAACAGGGGATTTCCTATACCCGTCTGATACGGGTGATGTGGGTCATACGCCGTTTATCAACCAAGCGGGCTTTTTCTTCGACAGAAACGAAGCCGTGGAAACCGCATTAGAAGAGATAGGCGACAACTTTATCGTCTTTGGTTTTATGACTGAAATGTAAGGTGTGCTATGAGTATGCAAAAAATGCCGTTATCAATGAAGCTGAGTTTGGGCGGGCTGGTTTTCTGCCTTGCCGTCTTAATTTTTGCCGCTTGGTATCTCTACGGCTGATTCAATAACAAGTTTCAGGCTCAGCGGGCGGTCTGATTATCTTCACACAGCCCGCATACTCACTTAATTTTCAACCTAAAAGGAAAAAAACATGAAAGTTATCAACGTATCGAAAAAATATGGCAATCGCGCCTTAGCCGGTGCTGCTTTGATGACCGCTTCCGCTGCCGCTTTGGCCGATGGCACGGATATTTCGGGCATCGGTACCCAAGTGGCAACCGAAATTGCCAAATTTGCCGTTATGGTTTCGGCAATCGGCGCTGCCGTTTTGTCGGTAATCGTTTTGATGCAGGGCTTCCGTATGGCTTTTAGCATGGTTAAAACCGCCAAATAACGGCTGAAAGGCGGCAATTGTGGCTTATCGTGTCGGAAACCAATGTTTGGAAACGTCTGAGCTTGCCCATGACTACGTTTTGTCGCAATTGCCGCCTGCCGTTACGGCAGACGGCCAATTAATCAGGCCGGTCAAAACAGGCCAGTATTGGTATTTGGGGGATAACCAGATTCAGTTGAGCTTTCCGGTTTGCGATATATCTTCGCAAATACAGTTTGGTGCTATGACGGCTGCTCCGTTGTTGGGTTTGGTTGTACTGATATTTGTATTCAGGGTGTTGAAAAACCTGATTGAACAATTGGACGCAGACAGGGGAAATGGGGAAGATGGTTGATTTTTGGTTTCTGTACGGCTTCGGGGCGGTGTGTCTTGTGATGCTGGTATTTTTTTAGATATGAAAACGTGTTAAATTCCTGCTTTCGCAAAACTGTAACTATGGTTAGAAAGTGGGGTTTAAATGTTTATTAGTGAATTTCATATTACTCAATTTCAGCAAAGTTCGCATATTTATCGCAATTTGCCGATGGCGTTGATTATGTATAAGGAACTGGCTAGAAAAAATATGTTTGTTAAAGGTATAGATGTAGAAATGTTCAAAAATTTCTATCAACGTTTTGATAGCGATTTTTTGGAGATTTTGTTTCCTGATTCGTCTGTATTAATGATTAAATTTGATAAGTATGTTTGCCATGTCTATCATCCGCGTTCGATGTATTTTAAGGAGTTTTCTATTCCTTAATGTTCTTTTTTCCTCAAGTTTTGCCTTTGCTGCTGAGCCGGAGATACTTGTTCAGGATTCTGGGGGCAGGGTTCGGATTCCTGTTTCCGGTTTTAATCAAAATGGAATCCGTAATTGGCAATATGTTACTGGTAAAGGGGATTTATTTTATAAAGAATATT
This genomic interval from Neisseria musculi contains the following:
- a CDS encoding AI-2E family transporter produces the protein MYRKKTRGSKPWFAAAAVAAVFIWLVYALGNILTPFIVAAVLAYILNPLVEKLRNRGIKRAPAAMVVMILSLAALFALVLIMVPMLVNQFNNLVERLPQIVGFVQNRLLPWVSRLAGEQVEIDVQSVSAWLQSHTGELSNALRKAAPTLLRQGGNVAAGLSNLLLLPFLLYYFLLDWQRWSRGVRALVPRRFLDSYVRISGNMDKVLGEFLRGQLMVMLIMGLIYGTGLMLVGLDSGFAIGMIAGILVFVPYLGAFTGLLLASVAALLQFGSWQGLLIVWAVFAAGQFLESFFITPKIVGDRIGLSPFWVIFSLMAFGQLMGFVGMLVGLPLAAVTLVLLREGADMYFKSWFYNHK
- the purM gene encoding phosphoribosylformylglycinamidine cyclo-ligase, whose protein sequence is MSNTSLSYRDAGVDIDAGDQLVENIKPFAKRTMRPEVLGGLGGFGALVEISKKYRNPVLVSGTDGVGTKLKLAFDWDKHDTVGIDLVAMSVNDILVQGAEPLFFLDYFACGKLDVARATDVIKGIAQGCEESGCALIGGETAEMPGMYPPGEYDLAGFAVGVVEKDRVINGRNITEGDVVLGLAGNGAHSNGYSLIRKIIERDNPDLDAEFDNGKTLRQAVIAPTRLYVKPILAALQQFTIKGMAHITGGGITENVPRILPQNTVAQIDAQSWPMPKLFQWLQQAGNVSAHEMYRTFNCGIGMVVVVSAEDAAAVQDFLTEQGETVYRLGEIRSRNGSEHQTQIA
- a CDS encoding BCCT family transporter produces the protein MPTQEVSSKRPNYFLWTSLLVGLMAVTAVVSPTLLTGTIATASKFFYLKFDWLIMWLPLLAFGVGLAVALSPRFGNIRLGGKDAVPEYSFLSWMNMLFTAGIGVGIVFFGPIEALWHYFQAPIGVQAAGLAEYQKVENAMSLALHVWGIPAWSLYMIAGLVMAYFTYQHKTECTPAAPLQYAFRHKKWAKPLGVAVTGMAILSIAMSVSSSIAMASVQIASGLKIITGFAFDAIGWKAAVLAALAALYTAGAVLPINKGMKFLGDWTVYFSVLLLLFVFAVGPTHYFLSTMAVAVGNILTKTVHHSFELYMFHNRDWVVWYPMAYWVWWVTWAPFVGVFLAKISKGRTLRQFVFASVMVPAGFIVIWFSVFSGFSLLDTVEGSGRLAEIANKGNYEGTFYYLLNMLPLSGFTKPLTIVLFLGFIVTTVTSAAISLGIMTSSSGRSENKFRAVVWCVFMTLISYAVIFTGKMEGIKAVGSFSGFPFVFVMYLWFAALWRQLNRDVPRVKKE
- a CDS encoding replication initiation factor domain-containing protein, with the protein product MISQDKAKKAREAVFGGGGFATRQRRLHAPVWRPPYLTGGGAETAAAVSAEQEAFEKYTHFLTDSKGRLLEIPLRRGKADSAFIDQISFSIHEDTLSLLAGYPLVSDDEYIVRASMALNDIFGFGITEKAKHTGGRFYDSCWLMGTDNAQYGRVHFGGQNNTMLIELTATGCNAASDGWESRLYRFITQAVRPKITRIDIAKDFFNGEYTPEQAKADRLAGKFTNHRMMPDGESVGTDWESNNGKGKTYYVGSRESSKYVRVYEKGKQLGDKQSPWVRFEIEFKAKDIVIPFEVLTVPGEYFGGAYPICSQFQEKAQRIETVKKVLDLTFERCIEVARNQVGRAINAAKSMFPNKQPAEILAMFEPEHDLLPKRLSMENYAAKFNHAPAVHEDEGRLKPGESAQMLVEMALEQKRKMTKLISDKHEEDYLAWAYHQYSGKF